The Candidatus Cloacimonadota bacterium sequence ATTGTAGAAATCCCCACTTCTTACAAGCAAATCGGAAAAGTTCTTTATAAGGTGAAAAAAAACATGGGTAGCGTAGAGAAAATAGATTACGAAAAAGGAGTGAAAATAATTGCCAAAATCCCGATGGCAAGATTGAGAGAATTTGAAGTCAATAAATAATTACGAAAACCCATTTGAATATGGTTCTGAAAAAAAAGCATTTTTTATGTGCTGTAATCTGTATTGCTTTTCACTTGCAAGATATTGCAAGGTGATAATATCAAACCTCACTCCCACTTCCAACTCGTTTTTTGCAATATAATTATCCGCCGTTTTAATAATTTTTTTCCTCTTTGATTCTGTAACAGCAGCAAGAGCTTCTCCAAATTTTGCCGATTTCCTCGTCTTTACTTCCACAAAAATATACTGTGATTCTTTTTTGCAAACAATATCAATTTCACCGTAAACCGAATGATAATTTCTTTGTAATATTTCATAATCGTTGTGTGATAAATAATTTGTTGCAATATCCTCTCCGAATTTCGCCAGTTCCCTTTTATTCATGAGAAAAACATCCCTCTGCTTTCAGATAAAAATATTTAAAGAATCTATATCCGGCTAAGAAAATTGATAAAACGCCTACCAATTGACTGCTTTGGCTTTTCTTCGTCCCAATACAAACCGTCGATCATATTTTCAATTGGTTCATCCTGAAGAAGGTGGCGGGGATTTTCGTCCATAAGCAAATCAGCAAGATTTTGGTTAAAATTTTCTACAATATATTCATAAGCCTGTTGCATTGTAAGCGGACGTTTTTTTATTCCATGCAAATCCGAAGCAATGAAATGAACGCAGCCGTTTGCAAGTAACCATTCTGCAAATTTTTGAACTTTCTCCCCGTGTAGTCCAAAAAGACTACCGGAATTAATTTGAACATATACTCCCCGGTTTAGAATTGCTATTAGCCTGTTCCGATTGTTAATAAAAGGCATAAATCGCTCTGCATGAGCGATTATTGGTTTGTAGCCTTCTCGCTGGAAATCCCAAATAACATCCTCAAAATTGTTTGGAAACCTTTGTAATGCCGACTCAAATAAGATATATTTACTGTTTCCAAGAGTCAAATCATTTTTTTTTATATTCTCAATAATTTTAGGTTCAATATATAATTCCGCACCCGGATAAATTTTGATAGGAATCTCATTTGATTCAATCTCATTCCGAATGAGATTGATTTTGTTTTCAATTATTTCTTTGGTGTTATTATAAGTTCCCGTAATAATGTGTGGTGTGGCAATTATTTCTCTAACATTTTGCTTTACTATTTCTTTTAGAACAGCAACGCTTTCCTCTATTGAATCCGATCCATCGTCAATCCCCGGAAGAATATGAGAGTGTATATCAATCATTTATCTGTTTTATGGATTGCTTCGGAGAACTCGGCAATAATATTTTCGGTTCTGTTATTTTCAAAAACATTTCCAACAACTACAAAATCTGCACCTGCATCTACTTTTTTCCGTGCATCTTCAGGAGTTTTTATCCCTCCTCCAACTATCAATGGGATATTAATCGACTCTTTTACGTGAGCAATCATTTGCTCCGGAACAGATTGTTTTGCACCGCTTCCAGCATCAAAAAATATTAGTTTCATTCCCAAATACTGCGCAGCTAGAGTATGCGAGAGAGCAATATCAATCTTATCTCTGGGAATCGGGAAACTGTGGCTCATATATTGAACAGAAGAAAGGGTTCCTGATTCGATGAGAAAATATCCGGTTGGAATTGCTTCTACTCCATAATTTTTTATAAGAGGAGCAGCGCGAACCTGTTCCCCGATAAGGAGCTGCGGATTCCGGCTACTCATCATACTTAGGAACAAAATTGCATCGGCGAAAGGAGATACAAAATTAAAAATCCCTGGAAAAACAATTACAGGTAGTTCAATTTTGTTTTTTATTGCTTTGATGGTTGAATTGAAATGATGTTCAACCATCATGCTGCCGCCAACTAATATTGCATCTACTCCGGCGCTTTTGCATTTATAACCTATTTCCAAAGCTTGCTCCGGTTTCTGTTTATCGGGATCAATTAAGCATAAAAATCCCGCACCTTTATTTTCCCCAATTTTCAGAAGTCGGTCGTATATAGTTTTTTGTTTCATTGTCCGATCCATAAAATAATTAGAAATATTAGCATATTTACTTTCATTGCTTTTGAAGAGAAGGAGAAAAATTTATTACTTCTCGTAGAGATCAAAATGGTCAAATCCAATAAAATGAAAAGACAAACAAATATAAGTATTAGATAATAATAGGTTATAGTATAGAAATTATTTAAACCTAAGTGAATACAAATTGTAAAAGCCAAACTTAAAATTAAGGCTATTATCAAAGTTGCTTTTGAACCCCAAATAATGGGGAGAGTTCGAGAATCAGCTTTCTTATCACCTTTCATATCTTCAATATCTTTAATCAGTTCGCGAATTAAGGTGTAAATGAAAGCACAAGAAAATACAAAAATTGCATTTTTGAGATTATGATTTGCAAATCCACCATAGATAAAAGTGGAAGCAGTAGCAAAGGCAACTATCAGGTTGCTGATGAAAACCAACCTTTTTCCTTTTTGAGCGTATAACCACAAGATCAAAGAATTTAATAATGCCAGAGCAGACATAGCAGGATTGAACAAAAAAAGGCAAAGGAGATTTCCACTTATAAATAAAATAATTGCATAGCGTTTTGCCGAGATACCGGAAATAATTCCACTTGGCAAAGGTCTGTGAGGACAATTTATTTTATCAATATTTACATCAAAAAAATCGTTTAATGTATAACCAGCTGCGGAAATCAGAGCTGCAGATATTGCTGCCAGAATAGGTATGTAATAAAAAGCAGGATGGGAATAGCTAACCTCTACTGAAGATCTGTAAAATGCCCCGAAAAGTACAGCAAGAATAACAAAAAGAAAATTTAAAGGGCGAATTATTTTGATGTAGGCAATAATTTTCACTAAGGAATTCTGTCTCTTATTGTTTCGATAAATTCAAGAAGAACTTCGTTGCCAGAAATATATTTTATGGTGTTTTCTGCGTCATCAAGTAGTTTGGATGCCCTTTTTTTGGATTCTTCCACTCCAAGCAGAATCGGATATGTTACTTTCCTATTTCGCACATCTTCCCCGGCATGCTTGTGAAGAACTTCATCAGCACCAATGCTGTCTAAAATATCATCAATTACTTGATACGCCAATCCTAAATTCAGGGCAAAATCACCAAACGAATTAATCGTTTGTTCATCCGCATCATTCAAAACGCAACCCATCTGAATAGCACCTTTCAATAATGCTCCGGTCTTTTTCAGGTGGATATCGCGAACCATGTGAAGTTTTACCCTTTTTTTCTGAGAAGTAATAATTTCAATAACCTGTCCGCCAATCATCCCTCTTGTAGAAGCAGAATTTATTAATAATTTCAAACATTCCAAACTCTGGTTCTTATTGTTTATTTCCATTATGGTTTCGATAGATTTCGTAATCAAGGCATCCCCCGCGAGAATTGCAATAGCATTTCCATATTTTTTATGGCAACTGGCTCTGCCACGCCTTTCATCCGAATTATCAATACTGGGAAGATCATCGTGGATCAGGGATGCGGTATGAATCATTTCCATAGCACACGCAGCTGGTAAAATTCTACGAATAGATCGAATATCACGACGGCCGCGTAGCATTTCATAAGTGGCTATCAAAAGTAAGGGACGCATTCTATGCCCACCGGCAAAGATAGAATATCGCATTGCTTCATGGATGGTTTTGGGCATTACATCTGCTGATTCCAAATATTTGTCCAACGCTTTATCAATAATGCTTCTACGCTTTTCAAGATATTTTTCTAATATCAATTATCCTCCTAAGCATTTGTATTTTATTTTAATAGCTAAAAAATTGCCACTATGCTTTTTAAGTCAACTTTTTCAATATAAAAAGACGGGGATCACCTGAATAGAGAGGATAACGGAAAAAGGAGAACGGACTACGGAAAATGGGGGATGGGAAATTGGGCACGAAAAAGAATGAACTATGAAACAATTACAACAAATTGTAAACCCAAAATCCACAATCAACCGATTGAAATGTTTCATATCAACATTACCGATAGATATTTTTATATAGGATATTTGACTAAATATCTTGATTTTAAAGTTTGTAGGTCCTAAAATAATTTAATTTTGGAGGAAACATGATTTCTTTTAATGATTATCATGAAATTAGAAAATACATATTTGATAATGAGATAAAATTTGTCTCATTTTATGTGATTGACATCGTCGGCAGGCTACGGAATGTAACAATTCCATCGGAATATTTCACAGAAGAAACTCTCACAAATGGAATCGGATTCGATGCTTCCAATTTTGGCTATGCAGACATTGAAAAATCCGATATGATTTTTAAGCCTGATCTGAGTTTCGCTTTTAAAGATCCGGTGAATGAAGATTCAAAAATTCTCTATTTTATGTGCCATGTTTTTAACGTGGATACCGGTGAAAGTTTTAGTCAGGATCTAAGGCATATGATTAAAAAAGCTTTACAGGTGCTCAAAGATGAGGGAATAGCAGACGAAGTAAAAATTTTGGTAGAATTAGAATTTAATATTCTGGACGAAATTCATAGCATACGATCACACCGAGAAATTTCTTATTCTGTGGACAGCTCGGAAATTGCCAATCCTCTGGATGGAAGTGAAATTTATCGTTTGGAAAAAAATCACGGGTATTTCCGCTCACAACCGAACGACCATACATTTTACCTGCGGAATGAGATTGTGAACGCCCTTCAGGAAATGGGTTTTCCCATAAAATATCATCATCACGAAGTAGCTGCCTCACAGTGTGAAATAGAATTCAATTTTATGCCGGTGGAACTCGCAACTGATGCCACGGTACTCTCGAAAAACATCTGCCACCGGATTGCTCAAAAACACGGAAAAATAATTTCTTTTCTCCCTAAATTGCTCCCTTACGAAGCCGGTAACGGAATGCATTTTCACATGTATCTTATGAAAAATGGGAAAAATATTTTTAATGATGAAAAGGGATTGTACAAATTAAGCACTATTGCTCTGCAATTTCTTTCCGGAATCCTCACTCATGTCTCCTCCCTTGCAGCATTTACCAACCCCACCACAAACTCTTACAGAAGATTAGTTGCCGGGCTCGAAGCCCCTTCCAAAGCAGTATTTGCAGAGGGAAATCGCTCGGCAGCAATTCGTATTCCCGGATACGTAAAAGATCCTGCCAAACGCAGATTTGAATTCCGTCCGGGCGATGCGACCTGCAATCCATACTTGGCTTTCACGGCTGCAATTATGGCTGGGATTGATGGAGTGCGAAAAAAAATCGATCCAAAAGAAGCAGGTTTCGGTCCTCTCGAGGTCAATCTCTATAAATTATCACAAGAAGAATTAGACAAAATCCCTTCGGTTCCATCTTCGCTTGGGGACGCCTTGAATAGTTTGGAAAACGAAAATGACTATCTCACATCAAACAATGTATTCCCAATTGAGTTGATCCAAAAATGGATTAAAACTAAGAGAAACGATATCGCCGAGATGCAAAAAATTCCCCATCCTTGGGAAATTGCTCGATATTATGATCTGTAAGTCAATCATCCCTGATTGACAAGGAGGATCATCTAATATGAAAATTAATCACGTATATTTTGGTGATTGTATTAAGGTGATGAAAAGTTTCCCCGCAGAATCCGTAGATTTGGTTTTTGCAGATCCTCCCTTTAATATTGGCTTAAAATATGAAAATTACGATGATAACAAATCATATCAAAAATATAAGGAGTGGTCAGAAAAATGGATTGAACAATGCTATCGTGTGCTTAGCAAAACAGGCTCAATTTATATAGCAATTGGTGATGAGTTTGCTGCAGAAATTAACATTCTGTTAAAAAAAATCGGTCTTCATTTTCGAAATTGGATAGTTTGGTATTATACTTTTGGGCAAAATCAGAGAAAAAAATTTAATCGGTCTCATACACATATTTTATATTTTACAAAAAATAAACAAGAATTTATTTTCAACTCAGATACAATCAGAATTCCATCTGCAAGGCAAATCAAGTATAATGACAAAAGGGCAAATCCAAAAGGTAAAATACCAGATGATGTTTGGAAAATTTCGAGAGTCTGTGGAACATTTAAAGAAAGATTGGGTAATCATCCCTGCCAGATGCCTACCGAATTATTAGATAGAATCATTAGGGTAAGTTCAAACGAAAGTGATTTGGTTCTTGATCCATTTGGCGGTACAGGGACAACTGCTTATAGTGCAAAACAATTAAATAGGAATTTCATCACGATTGATATATCAGAAAAATATGTTGATTTGATAAAAAACAGATTAAGCAATAACCAAAATATGCTCCCTAAAAAATTTATAAACAAAAAAGACATCCAAGTTCGCCTCTTGTAATTATTTAGAGATAAAATGAAAAAACTAATAGGAAATTCCGACTTTCCACTTAACGCAAGCAACCAAAATTATAAATAAGAGAAAAACATTATGTTAAAAAAATATTTAAGAGAAATTTTCGGAACTTACTCCCAAGGCGACGCAAGGGAAGAAAGTTTTTACGAAACATTAGCAAATCTGTTTAGAGAATATGCAAACTCTACCAATAGAAAAAACATCCATGTAACTACTTTACCCAAAAAAACAGAAGCTGGAAATCCTGACTTTCGTATCTGGGATGGAAAACAGCACATTGTGGGTTATATCGAAGCAAAAAAACCAGAAACAGAGATTGATAGTGTCGAATTTTCTGATCAATTAAAAAGATATAAAGGTACATTTCCCAACCTAATTTTAACCAATTTTTCTGAATTCAGATTATATCGAAATGGAAAAGAAGTAGAAAGAGTAGCAATTGCTCGCCCTTTTTGGATGAAACAACTTGGGAAAGAACCCCCTTTGGAAAAAAAGGATGAATTCCTCAAATTACTCGCAAAATTTTTCTCATTCTCGCTTCCAAAAGTTTACGATCCAAAAACGCTGGCTACAGAGCTTGCAAAAAGAACAAGATTCTTAAAAGATGAAGTTATTGAGGAAGAGCTAAAAAATGACGAGCAAGCACAAGGTCATATTCATGGATTTTATGAAGCATTTAAAAAATTTCTTTTAAGTGGGCTTTCCAAAAAAGAATTCGCGGATTTGTATTCGCAAACCATAACCTTCGGTCTTTTTGTAGCACGAACTCGGACAGAAAATTCATTCAACCGTAAACTTGCCTTCCGAAAAATTCCAAACACAATCGGAATCTTAAGAGATATTTTCAAATTCATATCTCTTGAAGAATTACCCGGACAAATGGAATGGACAATTGATGACATTTCCGATGTGCTTGCAGTTACCGATCTGAATAGTATTTTGAAAGAATATTCACGGAAAGCAAAAGATCCGATTTTTCATTTTTACGAAACCTTCCTCTCTGAATTTGATCCGAAAATGAGAAAAAAAAGAGGAGAATATTACACACCATTGCCCGTAGTTTCATACATTACAAAATCTTTGCACCAAATTCTTAAAGAAAAATTTGGAAAACCTTATGGATTCGCAAGTGAAAATGTTACTGTTTTAGATCCGGCAGCAGGAACACTTACATTTCTGGCAGAAACAGCAAAATTGGCAGTTGATGAATTCACATCTTCTTTTGGATGTGGTAGTTTGCAAAAATTTGTAAAAAAGCATATTCTCCAAGATTTCTTTGCTTTCGAAATTATGATGGCACCATACGCGGTTGGTCACCTGAAAATGTCGCTAATGTTGCAGAAACTTGGCTACAAAATGAAAGATGATGAGAGATTCAATCTCTATTTAACAAATACACTTGAAACCGAAAACATGGAGCAAACTTATCTTCCGGGCTGGGCATCGATTTCAGAAGAATCGGAAAAGGCAGGATCTATCAAAACCAAAAAACCAATTCTTGTAATTCTGGGAAATCCCCCGTATGCTGGAATTTCCGCGAATAAAAACGACTGGATCGATAAACTTCTCAAAAAAAATATTGGCAACTCGCAAAGCTATTATAAGGTGGACGGAAAATCCCTTGGAGAAAGAAATCCAAAATGGCTTCAGGATGATTATGTGAAGTTCATTCGTTTTGCCCAATGGAAAATTGATCAAGCAGGTGAAGGTGTTCTCGGATTTATCACAAACCACAGTTATCTCGATAATCCAACCTTCCGTGGAATGCGTCAATCTCTAATGAAAACTTTTAACGAAATCTATATTCTCGATCTGCACGGAAATAGTTTGAAAAGAGAAAAATGTCCTGATGGTTCAAAAGATGAAAATGTTTTTGATATCAGAGTCGGCGTATCAATTGTTATTTTTGTAAAGAATGATAAACTTAGCGAACGTTCCAAAATTTCGAAAAGTTCTATATTCCATTCTGAACTCTATGGAAAACGCAATAAAAAATATAAGTGGCTTGAGAAAAATGATATTACAACAACTAAGTGGAAAAAAATCACACCACATAGTAATTTTTATCTTTTTAAACCAAGGGATGAAACTCTTTTAAAATATTATGATAAATTTCAAAAAATAACTGAAGTGTTCCCCTTAAATTCTGTAGGAATAGTTACATCAAGAGATAATTTTGTAATTGATAAAAATAAAAATAGCCTTGAAAATCGAATTCGTCGTTTTAAAAATTCAAAATTGTCTGATGACGAACTGC is a genomic window containing:
- a CDS encoding YraN family protein, which codes for MNKRELAKFGEDIATNYLSHNDYEILQRNYHSVYGEIDIVCKKESQYIFVEVKTRKSAKFGEALAAVTESKRKKIIKTADNYIAKNELEVGVRFDIITLQYLASEKQYRLQHIKNAFFSEPYSNGFS
- a CDS encoding CpsB/CapC family capsule biosynthesis tyrosine phosphatase, translated to MIDIHSHILPGIDDGSDSIEESVAVLKEIVKQNVREIIATPHIITGTYNNTKEIIENKINLIRNEIESNEIPIKIYPGAELYIEPKIIENIKKNDLTLGNSKYILFESALQRFPNNFEDVIWDFQREGYKPIIAHAERFMPFINNRNRLIAILNRGVYVQINSGSLFGLHGEKVQKFAEWLLANGCVHFIASDLHGIKKRPLTMQQAYEYIVENFNQNLADLLMDENPRHLLQDEPIENMIDGLYWDEEKPKQSIGRRFINFLSRI
- a CDS encoding geranylgeranylglyceryl/heptaprenylglyceryl phosphate synthase gives rise to the protein MKQKTIYDRLLKIGENKGAGFLCLIDPDKQKPEQALEIGYKCKSAGVDAILVGGSMMVEHHFNSTIKAIKNKIELPVIVFPGIFNFVSPFADAILFLSMMSSRNPQLLIGEQVRAAPLIKNYGVEAIPTGYFLIESGTLSSVQYMSHSFPIPRDKIDIALSHTLAAQYLGMKLIFFDAGSGAKQSVPEQMIAHVKESINIPLIVGGGIKTPEDARKKVDAGADFVVVGNVFENNRTENIIAEFSEAIHKTDK
- a CDS encoding geranylgeranylglycerol-phosphate geranylgeranyltransferase, translated to MKIIAYIKIIRPLNFLFVILAVLFGAFYRSSVEVSYSHPAFYYIPILAAISAALISAAGYTLNDFFDVNIDKINCPHRPLPSGIISGISAKRYAIILFISGNLLCLFLFNPAMSALALLNSLILWLYAQKGKRLVFISNLIVAFATASTFIYGGFANHNLKNAIFVFSCAFIYTLIRELIKDIEDMKGDKKADSRTLPIIWGSKATLIIALILSLAFTICIHLGLNNFYTITYYYLILIFVCLFILLDLTILISTRSNKFFSFSSKAMKVNMLIFLIILWIGQ
- a CDS encoding farnesyl diphosphate synthase, which encodes MILEKYLEKRRSIIDKALDKYLESADVMPKTIHEAMRYSIFAGGHRMRPLLLIATYEMLRGRRDIRSIRRILPAACAMEMIHTASLIHDDLPSIDNSDERRGRASCHKKYGNAIAILAGDALITKSIETIMEINNKNQSLECLKLLINSASTRGMIGGQVIEIITSQKKRVKLHMVRDIHLKKTGALLKGAIQMGCVLNDADEQTINSFGDFALNLGLAYQVIDDILDSIGADEVLHKHAGEDVRNRKVTYPILLGVEESKKRASKLLDDAENTIKYISGNEVLLEFIETIRDRIP
- the glnA gene encoding type I glutamate--ammonia ligase, whose translation is MISFNDYHEIRKYIFDNEIKFVSFYVIDIVGRLRNVTIPSEYFTEETLTNGIGFDASNFGYADIEKSDMIFKPDLSFAFKDPVNEDSKILYFMCHVFNVDTGESFSQDLRHMIKKALQVLKDEGIADEVKILVELEFNILDEIHSIRSHREISYSVDSSEIANPLDGSEIYRLEKNHGYFRSQPNDHTFYLRNEIVNALQEMGFPIKYHHHEVAASQCEIEFNFMPVELATDATVLSKNICHRIAQKHGKIISFLPKLLPYEAGNGMHFHMYLMKNGKNIFNDEKGLYKLSTIALQFLSGILTHVSSLAAFTNPTTNSYRRLVAGLEAPSKAVFAEGNRSAAIRIPGYVKDPAKRRFEFRPGDATCNPYLAFTAAIMAGIDGVRKKIDPKEAGFGPLEVNLYKLSQEELDKIPSVPSSLGDALNSLENENDYLTSNNVFPIELIQKWIKTKRNDIAEMQKIPHPWEIARYYDL
- a CDS encoding site-specific DNA-methyltransferase; translation: MKINHVYFGDCIKVMKSFPAESVDLVFADPPFNIGLKYENYDDNKSYQKYKEWSEKWIEQCYRVLSKTGSIYIAIGDEFAAEINILLKKIGLHFRNWIVWYYTFGQNQRKKFNRSHTHILYFTKNKQEFIFNSDTIRIPSARQIKYNDKRANPKGKIPDDVWKISRVCGTFKERLGNHPCQMPTELLDRIIRVSSNESDLVLDPFGGTGTTAYSAKQLNRNFITIDISEKYVDLIKNRLSNNQNMLPKKFINKKDIQVRLL
- a CDS encoding type ISP restriction/modification enzyme: MLKKYLREIFGTYSQGDAREESFYETLANLFREYANSTNRKNIHVTTLPKKTEAGNPDFRIWDGKQHIVGYIEAKKPETEIDSVEFSDQLKRYKGTFPNLILTNFSEFRLYRNGKEVERVAIARPFWMKQLGKEPPLEKKDEFLKLLAKFFSFSLPKVYDPKTLATELAKRTRFLKDEVIEEELKNDEQAQGHIHGFYEAFKKFLLSGLSKKEFADLYSQTITFGLFVARTRTENSFNRKLAFRKIPNTIGILRDIFKFISLEELPGQMEWTIDDISDVLAVTDLNSILKEYSRKAKDPIFHFYETFLSEFDPKMRKKRGEYYTPLPVVSYITKSLHQILKEKFGKPYGFASENVTVLDPAAGTLTFLAETAKLAVDEFTSSFGCGSLQKFVKKHILQDFFAFEIMMAPYAVGHLKMSLMLQKLGYKMKDDERFNLYLTNTLETENMEQTYLPGWASISEESEKAGSIKTKKPILVILGNPPYAGISANKNDWIDKLLKKNIGNSQSYYKVDGKSLGERNPKWLQDDYVKFIRFAQWKIDQAGEGVLGFITNHSYLDNPTFRGMRQSLMKTFNEIYILDLHGNSLKREKCPDGSKDENVFDIRVGVSIVIFVKNDKLSERSKISKSSIFHSELYGKRNKKYKWLEKNDITTTKWKKITPHSNFYLFKPRDETLLKYYDKFQKITEVFPLNSVGIVTSRDNFVIDKNKNSLENRIRRFKNSKLSDDELHKFFTINNKKNWDIRKAWNMLHKIDDSELETYIKPILYRPFDLQWIFYHYALIERSRKEIMRNMMNENMGLITSRQMNKFGIEPVFITDLITDAHSITSAVSISYIFPLYSYPDKSKNHLFENHKEYKKETNLNNKLINYLKNTYKEDISPEEIFYYIYAILYSNIYRKKYAEFLKIDFPKIPFTKNYENFITLGKLGKKLADLHSLKSDELSPPLARFQGQGDCRIDKQKKIGRNYNAKENRVYINKDKQYFEGIEPEVWEYKIGGYQVCDKWLKDRTGRLTLSLGEIKHYCKIVTAIQKTIEIQKEIDGIYPEVEKDLINFNL